The Elephas maximus indicus isolate mEleMax1 chromosome 11, mEleMax1 primary haplotype, whole genome shotgun sequence genome contains the following window.
GACTCTGAAAGCAGTTAAGAGGACCTGGAGTGAAGAACCTTCTAAAAGGCAGGGGTCAAAGACAGGCAGAGGGAcagtgatacacacacacacacacacacagcgtgCTAATATTTCCATGCCTcaggcaggcacacacacacatccaataCTCACCATATTCAGAGACAGAAACGACATGCAGTcactcctacacacacacacacacgtgcatgcacCCCTGGGGCACAGTCCCACAACCAGACACACAGTAAGGGACAAACACACACAGATGGCTGCAAACACAGGCACAAGAGTGTCCTTGTCTccaggggagggagaaagggggagcAGAGAAAGTAGAGAAACTAAAATATGGCAGTTTGGTGCCTTCCTGCCTCCTGCTCTTgcctgaaagagagagagggaagagagaaaggCTGAGGAGGGCCCGTGGGGGACAGGGAAAGACCAGGACGGAGTGAGACAGAGGGAAAGGAAGGCAGTGAGAGGcggagagaggcagagacatgTGAGGCCGGAGACAGGGAATGCAGTGGAAgcaaagggagagagaggggcagGGATACACAGGAACAGAGAGAGGGATAAGAATAGACAGGGGCAGtgtcacagagagacagacagacaagaaTAGACAGGGACTGTGAGGGAcagtgacagagagaaagagagacaggcagacagacaggaaTAGACAGGGACAGTGACAGAAAGAGAAACATGCCAAGATGTAGAAAGAGAACCAAGGAGACAGTGGACGGGCGGAAAGAGACAAGGCGAGGGGAGAGGAGGCCAGAGACCTGTGGCGGCCCAGAGGGGGtctcggggcggggcgggggcggggagagAGACACCGACAGAGGGAGGCCGGTGGGGTGGGGACCGAGGAAGGCTGGGCGCGGAGACGCGGACACCGAGCCGACCCCTGGAGCCTCGGGGGCCCGCGGGCTGGAGGCGGGGCTTCGGGCGGGGGCTTCTGGGCGGGGCTCGCTctggccccgccccggcccgccccgccgCCGGCGGACAGCGGGTTAAGCATCTCTGATGTGGAACTTCCGGATGTGACCACAGAGAGAGGAGAGACGAGACGGGGAACGGCGAGCCCTGCCGCCAGCAGCCCCCGGGCCCCCGGACGCCGGACCCTGAGCCGGGCTGGGGAGCCCCCTCTCCCCGGGCCCCTGCCGGGCCGCGCCCCGTCCCCCGCTCGCCCCCGTCACtcatctgtctgtccgtctgtctgtctctgGCTGCTTTGATCCTCCCGggaccggggcgggggggggagggttagggccagggggGGACCTTGGGGGACGCTCCCCGCCTCCTCGCCGTGACCCCCGCGGGGGAGAGCGCTGGGGGTCCATGCTCGCCGTCCCCTCCCTGCCCGGTGCCGGCCGCTGacggcgggggtggggggcccGGGCCCCCGCCTCCTGCCCACCCCCTGGCGGTGGGCCCGCGGGCCTGTGGGGGCTGCGGCCACTGGCGGCGCCCTCCCCGCCGGCCGGGAGCTGCGAGGACCTGGGAGCTGCGGCCGGCCTCAGCCCATGGCCCGGAGGGTAGGTCCGAGGGCGGGACCCCTGTGCCCTGGCCTGTCTGCACAGCCCCGGTCCCTGCTCTCTCCCATCTCTGGCCCACCCCGCCCTCGCcaccttctctttctctgtctgcacCCCTCTCTGCCCCTCTGTCTCGCCTCTGCCCCTCAGTCCCCGTCTCTCTGCCCCTCGGACACCCCCTGTCTCAgtccccctctctctgcccctccgTCTCCCCTCTGCCCTCGGTCCGCCTCTCTCTGCCTGTCGTTCTCCCCTCTCTCCGCCCCTTGGTCTCCCCTTTCTCTGCCCTTTGGTCCCCCTTCTCTCTGCCCCGCTCTGCCCCGCGGTCacccctctctctgcccctcgATCTCCCCTCTCTCTAACCCACGGTCTTCCCTTCTCTGTCCCTCTTTCTCCTCCATCTCAGGCCTTTTATCCCTACACCTCCAGTCCTCTTCCTTCTCTGCCCTCCCCAACCCTTCTCCCTGGTCTACTTTTGTTCTGAGCCCACCTCAGGGCTGGGGATGGAGACAGAGCCGGGAATAGCAAGTCTTGCCAGCCTGGGCCAAAGGACCCTCCTTTCTTGGTCCTGGGGACGGGATGGGAGAGGTAGAAGGAGACAGGAGCAGGGGCGAGTACCCACCTGGGGAAGGCACAGCATCCCACGATGTGAGGACCCCACCTTAATGGTGTGCAGTGAACAGCAGGTAGCAGTTCAGGGCTGGGAGGGTGGCTTCAACTTTAGGGCTCAGGAGAAGTTTGGAGAAGAGGAAGTGGCAGACGGagaaagagacacacacagagcctTTGGGTGATGGGAGATGCTCTGAGCATTTCTGCACCTCTCCTTTGCAAGCCCCTTTGCCTCTTTGAGCCTTGGTCTGTCTCTTCATCTCCAAAGAAAGTGTTTTATCCTGGGTAATGTAAAGGTCCTTCCAGCTTCCCACATGCTCAGGGACCAGAAATCATCTCTGGATGCTTGTGTTCCCCTGAGAGCTGACTGTTTGCCTGAGTTTTGTCCTGGGTGATGTGTTTGTGCAGTTGTGTAGGGTTATTCTCTCCTTCAACAAGTGTTCATTGaattatgccaggcactgtgttaaatgTGAcacgcattcattcattcatgtgcaAAATgtctcattcgttcattcatttgtttgctacatttctcatttgttcattcattcatgtgctaaatgtctcattcattcattcgtgtGCTACatgtctcattcattcattcatttatgtgcTAAatggctcattcattcatttgtgcaCTACatgtctcattcattcattcatgtgcaAAAtgtctcatttgttcattcattcctgTGCCTGGCAttgggctctgtgtgtgtgtcatggGTGTCTCTGGTGATTTGGGGGGGGTGGTACTCTTAAGTCTGCATATTGTGGGTAggaggggtgtgtgtatgtgtgtaggggGATGTTTGGGAGTAACTGATGCATGTGAGTGTGCACATGGGTTGGTGTGTATGGCTGgctgtgcgtgcatgtgtggtGGATTCACATGGTGTGTGGTGCGGCTGAGATCGTTTAGACACTCAGATGTGCATAtttgcaaaatgaaataaaatcgaAGGGGAAAGATTGTCTATGTGTACCTGTGTGTACAAGTATGTGTACAGAACCGTGTTCTGTTTCCACAGGAGGAGTCCTGGGGTAAGAATctacttctctctctgtctttgcctgtctttctctcctcctgtctgtctctgtctcccccctcttcctctcctgtgtctctgtctctctcctcccccatctTTCTTTGCCTCATTCTCCTGAgtctcttctctgtctctctctctctcatcttccctctgtctccttGCATCTCTCTATCTCCtgtgtgtctttctctctctgcatctctttccacatgtctctccccctctctccagCTGTCTCTTCCCCTCTCTTCACGCCTCTGCCTCTCTCTGAATCTCTACCCatgcctcccttcctccctctgtgAGGTCCCTGACTACACGCCCACAGCCAGACAGTCCTTGatcccccccaccccaagacCTGAGACCTTGTCCATCCCTCTCCTCTGGGCCCTCCTGGCCACACAGGCGGGATCTCTGATGGAACATTTTTTCACAGTCCAGGGGCACAAGAGAAGGTTGTGGGATGAGACCTTCAGTCCCCCTCACCCTGCCAGTTCCTTGGGACACTGGGGGCATAAGGGGGTGGGGACTTGGACACTGCACAGGCAAGAGAAGGACGAGTTCCCGGGGGAGGGGCCCCATGACCAGGGCCCCAGTATCAGGAGGTGCCTCAGGGGCTGTGCTGACCCCTCCCTGGGCACTCTCCCTCTTGCCTCCCCAGTACAATGAGCTGCCCCACTACCCCAGCATCGTGGACGGCCCCGCAGCCCTGGCTGGCTTCTCTGAGGCCACGAGAGCCCCGGGACCCTATGGCCCCCACCgagctccccagcccccacccccggGCTTGGACAGTGACAGCCTGAAGAGGGAGAAGGATGAGATTTACGGGTGAGTGGGGACCAGGTTGAGGGTCCCACAGGGTCTTGGGCTGCGGTTCTCtggcttttcctctctctctttgtgtctGCCTTTATCTTCCCCCTCTAtgtttctttgtctctctgtctctgtctctccaggTCTCTGCCTCCCCATGTCTCTGTCActccctgtctctgcctctccgtgtctctccctgtctctgtatCTCTGTCTGTCCTTGTCTCTGTCACTGTGTCTCTGTCTGTCCATGTCCTTGTCTCTCCAtgtctctgtctccatctcttctctgggcctcttcttccctcccagtTTTCTGGCCCTCCCCTCACTAACTCTCTCCTTTCCTACCTTCCCAGACACCCCCTCTTCCCCCTTCTGGCCCTGGTCTTTGAGAAGTGTGAACTGGCCACATGCTCTCCCCGTGATGGGGCCGGGGCTGGGCTGGGCACACCCCCCGGTGGGGACGTCTGCTCATCCGATTCCTTCAACGAGGATATTGCTGCCTTCGCCAAGCAGGtgggcccccccacccccacatgcCAGGAGAGTCAGGGAGGAGGGCCGGGAGTCTGGACTTACCCTCCCTGGCCTCTCTCTTCCCTTCCAGGTCCGCTCTGAGAGGCCCCTCTTCTCTTCCAACCCAGAGCTGGACAATCTGGTGAGAGCTGGGCCCTCCCCAGTGCCCCCTCCTCCATGGGTCTCCTGTCCCACCCTCCATAGCCCTGGGGCTGGGTGGGGGAGGAAGCCATCTGGTCCACCTTCTCCagcttaccagttgccatcaagtcaactctgactcctggtgaccccatgtgtctcagagtagaactgtgctccacagggttttcagtggctgtgacctttcaaaaatagatcaccaggcctttcttctgaggtgcctcggggTGGACTCCAAAccaccaccaacttttcagttagcagctgagtgtgttaaccatttgtaccacacaggggcTTCTTCTCAAACTCTAGGCAGTGATCATAATTGCCCATTTGCAACGCAGTGTAGCCTAGAGTTTGAGAACATGGATTCgatgacctgagttcaaatccagctCTGCTACTGAACCACTTCTGTGAATCAGGGCAAATAGCTCCACCtccctgtgcttcagtttcctaatctgtaaaatgtagTTAATGGTAATTTCCTACCTTGtaggactgttgtgaggatttaatgagtTAATGCAAGTAGAGTGCTCAGAACAGTGCCTACCACAGAATAGGGGCAATAAGTGTTAGCTCTTCTACCAGCCAATGGGCagaaacataccaaagatcatggagatggtgcgggaccaggctgtgtttcgttctgttatacataagggtcgccaggagtcaaagCCGACtccctggcaactaacaacaacaatgatctaTCGGTCAGAACAGAGCCCATGAAAAACTTAGCACAAGGACTTAGCTACAAAGGTGTTGTGAGAGCCAAGAAGCCAAAAGGAGGTGGGGCAGCCTGGACATCCACACAGCAGGAAGCCTCCGCTACCCACCAGAGAgccagagagaggagaggagggaaggaaggaagaaacaggCTGGCTTCTCCCATCTTTGCCCGCCAAGCTCCCTCCAAGGTTTCCTATTGGCCAAGCCTACTGGCAAAGgcctctgggaaatgtagtttgcaGAGGAAGGGTGGGAAATGGAACTGAGGGCAAAAGGCAAGTGACGGGACATACTTATTATTATATCACACCTCAGCTCACTTCTCTTGTGATGGACCCTTTTTCTATCCTTATTCctcttgcttctctttctttgtctctgcTTCTCAATCTAATGCCCTCTGTTTTCTTAATTCTGGCCTTTGTCTCTGTTCTGTATTCCTCTCTCTGCccctatttctttgtctttttctctctctttgctcTGACTCTGTCACTCTGTCTTATGTCTTCTGCTTTTGTCATTCTATCTcatattctttctgtttttctgtttctccatctctcccctctctctctacCTGTCTCTGTCGCCATTTTCAGATGATACAGGCCATTCAGGTGCTTCGGTTCCACCTGTTGGAGTTAGAGAAGGTGAGTGCTTCACACTCCCCCCCACACCCTCACCTTGTCTCCCAGTCCCTCTCTCAAGCCCCCTCCTTCAGGCTCTCTCTCCCCTGGAGTTGGAGCAGAATACCACCCTTGTCCCTGTGCACCCCAGCCCTCGGCCCTGGGTGGCCCCCCCAAGTACCCCGGTGCCCCCCCAGGTCCACGACCTGTGCGACAACTTCTGTCACCGCTACATCACCTGCCTCAAGGGAAAGATGCCCATTGACCTGGTCATTGAGGATCGGGATATAGGCTGCAGGGAGGACCTCGAGGACTACCCGGCTTCCTGCCCCAGCCTCCCAGACCAGGTAGGTCCAGATAGGACACAAGGTGTTTCCCTTCAATCACAGCCAtgctcagacacagctgggtaTAGCGCTAAGGCACACACATGCACCAAAGCACACGGCCTCAGACGGAGCCACCAGCTGACACAGGGCACGCATACGTACACATCATTCACACCCCAACTGTGCAACAGCTACACAGACGTGGATGTAGCTGGGGTACagtgtgcacgtgcacacacacacacgccctgaTAGCTGCAGGTACCACATCACCCATAGACTCAGCTATAGCTGTACAGTCCCAGCTACAGCCACACAGGTGCATATACAGCTACATACAGCCAGACTGTAAAATCTACCACATACTTCAACACACACATTCTGGCCACATAAAAGCAGCATAGATCACACAGCCAGATTCAGACACAGTTGTTATTCGCAGTACATCAGTTT
Protein-coding sequences here:
- the MEIS3 gene encoding homeobox protein Meis3 isoform X1, whose product is MARRYNELPHYPSIVDGPAALAGFSEATRAPGPYGPHRAPQPPPPGLDSDSLKREKDEIYGHPLFPLLALVFEKCELATCSPRDGAGAGLGTPPGGDVCSSDSFNEDIAAFAKQVRSERPLFSSNPELDNLMIQAIQVLRFHLLELEKVHDLCDNFCHRYITCLKGKMPIDLVIEDRDIGCREDLEDYPASCPSLPDQNNTWIRDHEDSGSVHLGTPGPSSGGLASQSGDNSSDQGDGLDTSVASPSSGGEDEELDQERRRNKKRGIFPKVATNIMRAWLFQHLSVRALGCGHPYPSEEQKKQLAQDTGLTILQVNNWFINARRRIVQPMIDQSNRTGQGAAFSPEGQSVGGYTETQPHVTSRLSGSMRMSLNLEGEWHYL
- the MEIS3 gene encoding homeobox protein Meis3 isoform X2; this encodes MARRYNELPHYPSIVDGPAALAGFSEATRAPGPYGPHRAPQPPPPGLDSDSLKREKDEIYGHPLFPLLALVFEKCELATCSPRDGAGAGLGTPPGGDVCSSDSFNEDIAAFAKQVRSERPLFSSNPELDNLMIQAIQVLRFHLLELEKVHDLCDNFCHRYITCLKGKMPIDLVIEDRDIGCREDLEDYPASCPSLPDQNNTWIRDHEDSGSVHLGTPGPSSGGLASQSGDNSSDQGDGLDTSVASPSSGGEDEELDQERRRNKKRGIFPKVATNIMRAWLFQHLSHPYPSEEQKKQLAQDTGLTILQVNNWFINARRRIVQPMIDQSNRTGQGAAFSPEGQSVGGYTETQPHVTSRLSGSMRMSLNLEGEWHYL